Proteins encoded in a region of the Streptococcus sanguinis genome:
- the metA gene encoding homoserine O-acetyltransferase MetA: MPIKIDKKLPAVEILSSENIFVMDDDRADHQDIRPLNILVLNLMPQKMVTETQILRHLANTPLQLTIDFLYMSSHQSKTTRAEHMETFYKTFDEVKNRYFDGLIITGAPVEHLPFEAVDYWEEFQQVIEWSKTHVFSTLHICWGAQAGLYARYGVDKQQMTRKLSGVYSQSADSSNLLFRGFDDEFYTPHSRHTEVLKEDIVNLTNLEILSYGEDTGLSVLASRDLREVYSFGHMEYDRDTLSKEYFRDLKAGKNPHIPENYFKNDDVHATPALRWSSAAALFFSNWVNYAVYQETPFDWESPENDVSFFAYL, encoded by the coding sequence ATGCCAATTAAGATTGATAAGAAACTGCCAGCTGTTGAAATTTTAAGTTCTGAGAATATCTTTGTCATGGATGACGATAGGGCGGACCATCAGGATATCCGCCCTCTGAATATTCTGGTACTCAATCTCATGCCTCAGAAAATGGTGACGGAGACTCAGATACTGCGCCACTTGGCTAATACGCCGCTGCAGCTGACTATTGACTTCCTCTACATGAGCTCTCATCAGTCTAAAACGACACGTGCAGAGCATATGGAGACTTTCTATAAGACTTTTGATGAGGTTAAAAATCGCTATTTTGATGGCTTGATTATCACTGGTGCACCGGTAGAGCATCTGCCTTTTGAAGCGGTGGACTACTGGGAAGAGTTCCAGCAGGTGATTGAATGGTCCAAGACTCATGTCTTTTCGACTCTGCATATCTGTTGGGGAGCTCAGGCTGGACTTTATGCTCGCTACGGCGTGGACAAGCAGCAGATGACGCGCAAATTATCGGGTGTCTATAGCCAGTCAGCTGACAGCAGTAATCTACTTTTCCGTGGCTTTGACGATGAGTTTTATACGCCGCATTCCCGTCATACTGAAGTTCTAAAGGAAGATATTGTCAATCTGACTAATCTGGAAATTCTCTCGTATGGAGAGGATACGGGCCTCTCTGTATTAGCTAGCCGGGACTTGCGAGAGGTGTATAGTTTCGGTCACATGGAATACGACCGCGATACTTTATCTAAAGAGTATTTCCGCGATTTGAAGGCAGGGAAGAATCCACATATTCCAGAGAATTATTTCAAAAACGATGATGTCCATGCGACACCGGCCTTGCGTTGGAGTTCGGCCGCGGCACTCTTTTTCAGCAATTGGGTCAATTATGCTGTCTATCAGGAGACACCTTTTGACTGGGAAAGTCCTGAAAATGATGTATCGTTTTTTGCTTATCTATAA
- a CDS encoding DnaD domain-containing protein: MTYLSAFKSGNLVIPSALLLHFKDIFDSSDDFLVWQFFYLQNTTSLEELAPSQIAEHIGKTLSEVNRSMSHLTEKGLLQYKTIELNGETEVIFDASPALEKLDELLVAKSGPQTVAKAPQNVLKDLVETFQQELGRLLTPFEIEDLTKTVQDDKTNPDLVKAALREAVFNGKANWKYIQAILRNWRKEGITTLAQVEAKREEREAANPQNVTVSDDFLNAMNLWKD; this comes from the coding sequence ATGACTTATTTATCAGCTTTTAAATCGGGCAATCTAGTAATCCCGAGTGCCCTTCTTTTACATTTTAAGGACATCTTTGATTCCAGCGATGATTTTTTGGTCTGGCAGTTTTTCTATCTGCAAAATACGACTTCCTTGGAAGAGTTGGCACCTAGTCAGATTGCGGAGCATATTGGTAAGACTCTGTCAGAAGTCAATCGCTCTATGTCCCATCTGACGGAGAAAGGTCTCTTGCAGTATAAGACCATTGAGTTGAATGGAGAGACAGAGGTTATCTTTGATGCTTCGCCGGCTTTGGAAAAGCTGGATGAACTGCTGGTAGCCAAAAGTGGTCCACAGACTGTGGCAAAGGCACCTCAGAATGTTTTGAAAGACTTGGTGGAGACCTTCCAGCAGGAGCTGGGCCGTCTCTTGACACCCTTTGAAATTGAGGATTTGACCAAGACTGTTCAAGACGATAAAACCAATCCTGACTTGGTCAAGGCTGCTCTTCGTGAGGCTGTGTTTAATGGCAAGGCCAACTGGAAGTATATTCAGGCTATCTTGCGCAATTGGCGCAAGGAAGGCATCACAACACTTGCTCAAGTAGAAGCTAAGAGGGAAGAGCGTGAAGCCGCTAACCCTCAAAATGTGACAGTTTCAGATGATTTCCTCAATGCCATGAATTTGTGGAAGGACTGA
- the yghU gene encoding glutathione-dependent disulfide-bond oxidoreductase: MTYQLPKVWSAADSDQGKFSGINQPSAGARFEQKLPVGKEPFQLYSLGTPNGVKVTIMLEELLAAGITEAAYDLYKISIMDGDQFGSDFVKINPNSKIPALLDQLAHKPIPVFESANILLYLAEKFGKLIPSDLAGRTEVLNWLFWQTGAAPFLGGGFGHFFNYAPEKLEYPINRFTMEAKRQLDLLDKELAKKAYIAGDDYSIADIAIWSWYGQLVQDKLYPGAAEFLDAFSYKHLSAWAEKIAARPAVQRGLAAEYQEIK; encoded by the coding sequence ATGACCTATCAATTGCCAAAAGTCTGGTCTGCTGCGGACAGCGATCAAGGAAAATTTTCAGGTATCAATCAGCCTTCTGCAGGCGCGCGCTTTGAGCAGAAGCTTCCAGTCGGTAAAGAGCCTTTTCAGCTTTATTCACTTGGGACTCCTAATGGAGTCAAGGTGACGATTATGCTGGAGGAACTACTGGCAGCGGGTATCACTGAGGCAGCCTATGACCTCTATAAGATCAGCATCATGGACGGCGACCAGTTTGGCTCAGATTTTGTGAAAATCAATCCCAACTCAAAGATTCCAGCCTTGCTGGATCAGTTAGCTCATAAGCCGATTCCTGTCTTTGAGTCAGCCAATATCCTGCTCTATCTAGCAGAGAAGTTTGGAAAGCTGATTCCGTCAGATTTGGCTGGTCGAACTGAGGTGCTCAACTGGCTCTTCTGGCAGACGGGAGCGGCGCCCTTCTTGGGAGGCGGATTCGGTCATTTCTTTAACTATGCTCCAGAAAAGCTAGAATATCCTATCAACCGCTTTACGATGGAAGCCAAGCGTCAGCTTGATTTATTAGATAAAGAATTGGCCAAGAAAGCTTATATCGCTGGAGATGACTACAGTATTGCTGATATTGCTATCTGGTCTTGGTATGGGCAGTTAGTACAGGATAAGCTCTATCCAGGCGCAGCTGAGTTCTTGGATGCCTTCTCCTACAAACATCTATCTGCTTGGGCGGAGAAGATTGCAGCTCGTCCGGCGGTTCAGCGCGGTTTAGCTGCCGAGTATCAGGAAATCAAATAA
- a CDS encoding tRNA (adenine(22)-N(1))-methyltransferase, with the protein MQKKTISQRLERIAAFVPDGAKLLDVGSDHAYLPIYLIQQGRIEKALAGEVVEGPFQSAQKNVAEHGLTEQIKVRLANGLAALEAEDQIDTIVIAGMGGRLISEILENGRAKLASISRLILQPNNREDELRSWLVSNGFHLLAEDILEEAGKFYEILVAEEGQQTLTEQEKRFGPFLMKQQSPAFQLRWQKELKKLEGALVHIPEKNELERSAMFQKIEGIKEVLHVSK; encoded by the coding sequence ATGCAAAAAAAGACTATTTCCCAACGCTTGGAGCGAATAGCTGCTTTTGTTCCGGATGGGGCAAAGTTGCTGGATGTTGGGAGCGATCATGCCTATCTGCCTATTTACCTGATTCAGCAGGGACGGATTGAGAAGGCTCTGGCCGGAGAAGTGGTAGAGGGGCCTTTTCAGTCTGCCCAGAAAAATGTTGCAGAACATGGACTGACGGAGCAGATTAAGGTTCGCTTGGCCAATGGTCTGGCGGCTTTGGAAGCAGAAGATCAGATTGACACCATCGTTATCGCTGGTATGGGTGGTCGCTTGATTTCAGAGATTTTGGAAAATGGCAGAGCGAAACTTGCGTCTATTTCCCGCTTGATTTTGCAGCCCAATAATCGAGAGGATGAGCTTCGCAGCTGGCTAGTATCTAATGGCTTTCACTTGCTGGCTGAGGATATCTTAGAAGAGGCTGGTAAGTTTTATGAAATTTTAGTGGCAGAAGAAGGTCAGCAAACTTTGACAGAGCAAGAAAAGCGCTTCGGACCTTTTCTGATGAAGCAACAGTCACCTGCTTTTCAGCTAAGATGGCAGAAAGAACTGAAGAAACTAGAAGGAGCTCTAGTCCATATCCCAGAAAAGAATGAGTTGGAACGCTCTGCTATGTTCCAAAAAATCGAAGGTATCAAGGAGGTGCTCCATGTTAGCAAGTGA
- a CDS encoding Nif3-like dinuclear metal center hexameric protein yields MLASEIIARYEAYCPQELSMEGDISGLQIGTLDKEVDKVLVALDIREQTVAEAIEAGAGLIIVKHAPIFRPLKELVADKAQNQMILDLIKHDIAVYVSHTNIDVVEDGLNDWFCQLLDIEETSFLSQTSPDHGIGRVGRIAPQTFGDFAAKVKASFGLDSLRLVTYEEADLERVIERVAICGGSGQSFYSEAITKGAQVYITGDIYYHTAQEMLTEGLLALDPGHHIEVLFTEKLKEKLDTWKAEEGWEIEILASQAWTNPFRHI; encoded by the coding sequence ATGTTAGCAAGTGAAATCATAGCCCGTTATGAAGCCTATTGCCCGCAAGAACTGTCCATGGAGGGCGACATTTCAGGCCTGCAAATCGGAACTCTGGACAAAGAAGTGGATAAGGTTCTAGTGGCGCTGGATATTCGCGAGCAGACGGTGGCGGAGGCTATTGAGGCAGGTGCTGGACTGATTATCGTTAAGCATGCGCCTATCTTTCGCCCCCTCAAGGAGCTAGTGGCGGATAAAGCACAAAATCAGATGATTTTAGACCTCATCAAGCATGATATTGCTGTCTATGTCAGTCATACCAATATTGATGTTGTAGAGGACGGGCTCAATGACTGGTTCTGCCAGTTATTAGATATTGAGGAGACAAGTTTTCTCAGTCAGACGAGTCCAGATCACGGTATTGGCCGCGTGGGGAGGATTGCTCCTCAGACCTTTGGGGACTTTGCGGCTAAGGTCAAGGCAAGTTTTGGACTAGATAGTTTGCGTCTGGTTACTTATGAAGAAGCGGATCTCGAACGCGTGATTGAGCGTGTGGCTATTTGTGGCGGCAGCGGTCAGTCCTTTTATTCAGAGGCTATTACCAAGGGAGCGCAGGTCTACATTACAGGTGATATTTACTATCATACAGCTCAGGAAATGCTGACTGAAGGTCTTTTAGCGCTGGATCCTGGACATCATATCGAGGTTCTATTTACGGAAAAATTAAAAGAAAAGCTTGATACTTGGAAGGCAGAAGAAGGATGGGAGATTGAGATTCTAGCTAGTCAGGCTTGGACCAATCCTTTCCGACATATTTGA